Below is a window of Parafrankia irregularis DNA.
CCGGCCAGCCGGGTCGACGTCGAGGTGGTGAGGTCACGCATGCCGGGCTGGTGCGGTTCGACTCGGTGCTCGATCGCCCTGATCCAGACCGGGACGATGCCGTGCTCGGCGGCGAGCCGCAGCGCGACCGGGCGGGTGGCGAGCACGACCGCGCAGGCCCCGTCCGTCACCGGCGGAAGGTCGCTGGCTCGTAGCGGGTCGCGCACGTATGGGTTGGCGAGCAGGTCGTCGGCCGTCTCGGTGCCGGAGACGACGGCGTGCGGGCTGCCGACGCCGGCCCGGCGGGAGCGGGCTGCCACCTCGGCGAGGTCGCGCTCGGTCGCCCGGCCCGCCTCGATCAGGGCCCTGGCCTGCAGTGCCGCGAACGTGTGCGGGTCGGCGCCGAGCGGCGCCAGGTAGTAGGGGTCGCCCTGCAGGGCCAGCACGATGTCGAGCTCGCCGGTGGACGACTTCCCGGAGCCGAAGACGAGCGCCGTCTGCTCGGGGTCGGCGCCGGTGTGCGGGGCGATCCGCAGCCGGATCCACGCCTCGTGCAGCGCCCAGGCGCCGTCCATCTCGACGTGGGATTCCTTGATGGGTGGCCAGGCGCCGACGGCGTCCAGGTTGGCGACGAAGGTGAACGTGCCGCCGGAGAGGTAGTCGCTGCTGCCGGAGCAGGTGAAGTCGATCTCCTGGCGGGTCAGGTGCGCCGCGGCGAGCGCCTCCGTCACGGTCGCGAGGCACAGCTGCACCTCGGTCTGCTCGGCGAACGACACCATCGGCGATACCGCGTAGCCGACGACGGCAACCTCGGGCTCGGCGGCGCCGGTCCTGTTGTCAGCCATCTCAGAACACCCGCTCGATCGCGTCGGCGACGGCGACGTCCGGCTCGCCGGTCGGCCGCCAGCCTTCGATGACCCCGTCGACAGCGCCCCAGCCCCGGTTGGTGAGCGCGCTGGTGTCGCGTTCCTCCGGCGGCAGCCACGCCGCCGCCACCCGCATCCCGACCCGGACGTCGGCGTTGTCGACGTCGACGACGGCCTGCAGGCCGAGCAGCGCGTCGGCCTCGTCGAGCAGCACCGACACCCGGGCGAACGGCTCCGTCTCGCGCTGCCCGGGGTAGGGCACGGGGGTGACGATCGTGAAGTTGGTGACGACCCCGCGGTCGGGCAGCACGACGTCGTCGTCCGGGCCGAGGGGGACGGCGTCGATCGGGCAGAAGTCGCGCGGCGGCACGTACACGAGGCCGCACCGGGTGCAGCGCTGCCCCATCAGGACTCCGGCGAGCAGCGAGTCGGCGTACCGGGAGCCGGCCGGGGCGAGCCGTTCGACGTACCGCAGCGACGACGGGATCTCGACCACCGAGACCGGTTCCAGCGCCGGGGCCGGCTCCTGCTCCGAGGCGGGCTCGGGCTCGGCGGCCTCAGCCGGAGCAGCCGCCTCCGGCGGTTCCGCGGAACCGCCGGGAACGAAGCAGACGAGGTCGTCGAGGTGCCCGCGCGGGGTGTCACGCCAGCGCGGGACGACCCGCAGGCCGGTCGTCATCGCGGCCGGGTCACCGGCGTCGACGGCGTGGAACAGGGCGGTGTCGGCACCGTCGAGCTGGATGAGCGCGAAGGCGAACGGGTGGTCGAACGGGTGCGCGCGGGTCGGCTCGGGCACCCAGGTCCAGGTGCGCACCGTGCCCGCCGGGCCGACGTCGACCGGGGTGGGATCGCTGGCCTCGCCGGTCTCCGGGTCGTATTCGAGCGGAGGGACCAGCACCCGGCCGCCGGCGCGCACACCGGTCAGGCGGCGCTGGCCGAGGGCGGCCACATAGGCGCCGACGACCGGTCCGAGGCTGCGACGGTAGGGAAACTCGACCTTGCTCTCCAGCAGCCGTGCCACGTCTTTCGACCTCCCGTTGGCCGGTGGGTCCGTTCGCTCAGGGACGGTAGGGGCGGCAGCACCTGCGGTCAAGCGCTTGCTTGGGAATGGTGAAACCGACCAGGTCGGCCCGTAGGTGGCGGGTGGGCCGTTGCGCACCCATACGAGAACGTGTTTCATTATGTGACCCGAAGCACAACATCGGTAGTCCGTCGGGCGATCCGTCGGCCGCGGTCTCCCGCACGGACCGCACACGGCCCGGCCACCGCCGGCCACCGTCGGCGACCCCGCGGCTTCCACCACCGGCGGGCCGGGCGACGTCACAGAGAAACGGCAACCGGATGCACGAGTTCCTCGTCTTCACGATCAGTGGTCTCACCACAGCCGGCATCTACGCGATCACCGCCAGCGGACTGACGCTGACCTACGTGACAACGGGCGTGTTCAACGTCGCCCACGGCGCCACCGGCATGATCGCCGCGTTCGCCTACTGGCAGCTGCGCGTCGGCTGGGGCTGGCCCACGCCGGTCGCCCTGCTGCTGTGCGTCTGCGTGCTGGCCCCGGCGCTCGGCATCCTGATCGAGCGCCTCGTCATGCGGCGCCTGGACGGGACCTCACCGACGACGCGGCTGATGGCGACGGTCGCACTGCTCGTCAGCCTGCTCAGCGCCGCGCAGTGGATCTGGGATCCGTCCGACTTCCGTGCCCTGAGCGAACTGTTCCCCGGCTCCGGCTTCACCGTGGCGGGTGTCGCGGTGCCCTACGACGACGTGCTCGTCCTCGGGCTCGCGGCGCTGGTCGCCGCCGGGCTGTGGGCGCTGCTGCACTTCACCCGGGTCGGGGTCGCGATGCGCGCGGTGGTGGACGACCGGACGCTCACCGTGCTGAACGGCGCCCGCCCGACGGCGACGTCCCGCCTCGCCTGGGCCATCGGCACCTCGCTGGCGGCGCTGGCCGGGATTCTGGTCGCGCCGAAGCTGACGCTGTCCGCCATCCCGCTCACGCTGCTGATCGTCAACGCGTACGCGGCGGCGGTGATCGGCGGGCTGCGCAGCCTGCCGCTGACGTTCGTCGGGGCGTTGGTCGTCGGGCTGGCGAACGACTACGGCATCGGTTACCTGCCGAAGATCCACACCGGTGCCCAGTACCTGACCGGCCTGGTCGCGATCATCCCGGTGGTGGTGCTGGCGCTGGCGCTGCTGGTGCTGCCGTCGTCCCGGCCGCGAGGCCGCCCGGCCTCGCGGATCCGAGAGATCACCCCGTCGCCGAGCTGGCCCGCGGCCGGGCTGCTGGTCGCCGGCACCCTGCTCGGGGCGGCCATCGCCGTCACCACCGTCACCGAGGCGGACCTGTTCTCCTCCACCCAGATGTGGGGCCTGGGCATCGTCGGGCTGTCGGTGGTGCCGCTGGTCGGCTACGCCGGTCAGACGTCGCTGTGCCAGCTCTCCTTCGCCGGGATCGGCGCGGTCGTCGTGGCGCACGCCGGCGCGGACGGCAACCCGCTCTCGCTGCTGCTCGCCGCGGCCGTGACGGCGCTGGTCGGCGCGCTGGTGTCGCTGCCCGCGCTGCGGCTGTCCGGCATCTACCTGGCGCTGCTCACCGGCGCGTTCGCGGTCGCGCTCGACGGCTGGATCTTCCAGCTGCCGGCGTTCACCGTGTTCGGGCACCGGTTCGACCTGTTCGGCGCCGGCTCGCTCACGTTCACCCGGTTCCACGCCTTCGGCGCCGACACCGCCGGCACCCGGCCCTACTTCGTCTTCGGCGCCGTCGTGTTCTGCCTGGTCATCCTCGGCCTGGTCGGGCTGCGCCGCAGCGATCTCGGGCAGCGCCTCATCGCGCGCAAGGAGAGCCCGACCGCCTGCACGACCATCGGCGTCAACCTGCGAACGACGAACCTCGCCGTGTTCACGCTGTCCGCGGCCATCGCCGGGCTCGGCGGCGGCATCTACGCGGCCGGGCTGCAGTCGGCGACCCCGGAGACGTTCACGTTCGTCACCGGCCTGACCGTGCTGCTGATCGTGGTGGTGGCGGGGGTCAGCTCGCTCGGCAGTGGTCTCGCGGTGGCCCTGCTGCTGGGGACGTCCAGCCTGTCGAACGCCTTCGGTGGTGACGCGACGAGGATCACCGCGACCGCGGTCGGGCTGTCCGCGATCGCACTGGCCGCGAACCCGAACGGGCTGATCCCGGGCTTCCTGCGGCCCGCGTTCGCCCCGGTCGCCCGGGCCCCGGGCGTCGCGGTCGCCGGGCTCGGGGTGCTGGGCCTGCTCTGGGCAGCCCGCCTGGTGGACCTCATCGACGGCTACTCGCTCGTGCTCGGTGTCCTGCTGCTGGTGGCGGCGGTGCCGGTGCTCGCCGCGATGGTCGCCGGCAGCCGGCTCGCCGCCCGCCAGGACGGGCCGTCGTCCGGCACCGGCGGACTGCCGGACGGCGGCCTGTCCGAACCGCTGGAGTGGCTCGGACTGCGGGGGCAGGTGGGGCGGGCGGACATCGCGGCCGTCGACCGGGCGCTCGGCCTGCCGGAGGTGGCGCATGCCCGCCCCTGAGACCAGCCCCGCCCTTGAGGTGCTCTCCGTTCTCGAGGTCGACGGCATCACCGTCCGCTACGGGGCGCACGTGATCCTGGGCGGTGTCAGCCTGGCGGTACCCGCCGGGCGGGTGACCGGCCTGATCGGCCCCAACGGGGCGGGCAAGACGACGTTGTTCAACGTCATCACCGGTCTCCTGACACCGACGGGCGGCGGCGTCCGGCTCGGCGGGCACCAGCTCGCAGGCCTCGCCCCGCACGAGCGGGCCCGCCTGGGCATGGCCCGCACCTTCCAGCAGCTGGAGCTGTTCGGGCAGCTCACCGTCCTGGAGAACGTGCTGATCGCGGTGCGCATGCGCGAACGGTGGACCAGAAGCCGCCGGCGCGGCGGCCGGCACAACGCCGCCGGCACGGGCCGCCCCGCCGGCGCGCGTCCCGCCGGGGGGCGCGCCGAGGCGGCGGGGCTCATCGCCCGGGTCGGTCTCACCGCGGTCGCCGACGAGCGCGCCGACTCCCTGCCCACCGGGCTGGGGCGGCTGGTCGAGCTGGCCCGGGCCCTCGCGATCCGTCCGTCGGTGCTGCTGCTGGACGAACCGGCGTCGGGGCAGGACGGCCAGGAGACGGCGAGGTTCGCGGCGCTGCTGCGGGAGCTGGCCGCCGACGGCATGGCCATCCTGCTCGTCGAGCACGACATGGACCTGGTGATGGATGTGTGCGAACACCTCTACGTCCTCGACTTCGGGGAGCTGATGGTGGCCGGCAGCCCGGCGCAGGTGCGGTCCGACCCGCGGGTGCGCACCGCCTACCTCGGCGACACCGGATCGGACCAGCTCGTCCGGGAACCTCGGTGAGCGCCGCCCGGACGCAGCCGCCGCTGCTGGCGCTGCGCGGCGTGGAGGCCGGCTACGGCGCCATCACCGTGCTGCACAGCATCGATCTCGAGGTCGCGGCCGGCGAGGTGCTCGCCGTGCTCGGGCCCAACGGGGCGGGCAAGAGCACCACGCTGCGGGTGGCCGCCGGGCTGCATCGTCCGTCCGCGGGCGATCTGCTGCTCGACGGGCGGCCGGTGACCGGCGCGGATCCGGTCGCGCTCGCCCGCAGCGGCCTGTGCCTGATCCCGGAGGGGCGCGGGATCTTCCCCACGCTCACCGTCGGGGAGAACCTGCGGATGGTGACCTACCGGGGGGTTTCCCGGGCGGAGGTCGAGCACCGGGCGTTCACCGCGTTTCCCCGGCTCGCGCAGCGGCGGCGCCAGCGTGCCGGCACCATGTCCGGCGGCGAGCAGCAGATGCTCGCCATGGCCCGCGCGATCGCCGGCGACCCCGCCGTCCTGCTGCTGGACGAGCTGTCCATGGGGCTGGCGCCGCGCATCGTCGGGGAGCTCTACGACAAGGTCCACGAGATCGCCGCGACCGGCGTGACCATCGTCGCCGTCGAGCAGTTCGCGGCGGCGGTGCTCGGGGTCGCGACCACCGCCGTGGTGATGGCGGACGGACGGATCGTGCTCGCCGGCGCACCGGACGACATCCGAGGCGAGCTGCAGGGCGTGTACCTGGGCGGGCCCGCGCAGCCCGGCCGGCCCCGCCCGGGTTCACCGCCGCCGACGGCAGACCACCGCAACGACGTGTTGACGGAGAGGGCATGAGCGCCGAGACGACCACGACCACGAGCACCGCCGCGAACACCATGAACACCGCGACCACCCCGACGGACACCGAGACGAGCACCGCGACTGCGACGGACCGGTCGGACCGGTTCCGCGCCGAGCTCACCCGGCTGCGCATCCGCGACCCGCGGACCCGCCTCGACGCCCAGCTGCTGCGCCTCGGCGTGGTCCTGATGGCGCTCGGGATCCTCCTCGCGGTCTTCGGCTACACCATCTCGCACGCGACCACGAACCCGTTGCAGCAGCGGGACGCCCTCAACATGTCGCTGATCGGCGTCTGCGTGACGGTCACCGGGACGGCGCTCTTCCTGCGCTACTCGCTGACCGGCTTCCTGCGCTTCTGGCTGGCCCGCATCCTGTTCGAACAGCGGGAGCAGCACGAACAGCGGGAGCAGCGGGAGCAGCGGGAGCAGCGGGAGCAGCGGGAGCAGCGGGAGCAGCAGGCCTGTCTCGCCGAGCGGGGCGGGGCGTGCTGAGATGCACCTCGCGTACACACCCGAGCAGGAGAAGCTGCGCGCCGAGCTGCGTGACTACTACGCCGAGCTCATCGACGCCGACACCCGGGCCGCCCTCGACGCCGACCTCACCGGGCCGGTGATGCGCCGGCTCGTCCGCCGGATGGGTGCCGACGGCTGGCTCGGTCTCGGCTGGCCGGCCCGCTACGGCGGACGCGGGCTCGGTCATGTCGAGCAGTTCATCTTCTTCGACGAGTCGCTGCGGGCCCGCGCGCCGGTGCCGATGCTGACGATCAACACCATCGGGCCGACGCTGATGCAGTTCGGCACGGACGCGCAGCGGGAACGGTTCCTGCCCGCGATCCTCGCCGGCGAGGTCCATTTCTGCGTCGGCTACAGCGAGCCGGAGGCGGGCACCGACCTGGCGTCGCTGCGCACCACCGCCGTCCGCGACGGCGACAGCTACCTCGTCAACGGGTCGAAGCTGTGGACGAGCTACGCCCAGACCGCCGACTTCTGCTGGCTGGCGGTCCGGACGAACCCGCACGTGCGCAAGCACCGCGGGATCTCGATCCTGATCGTGCCGATGGACACCCCCGGCATCACCGTCAGCCCGCTGTCGCTGCTCGGCGAGCACGAGATCGCCGCCGTGCACTACGACCAGGTGCGGGTGCCGGCGGCGAACCTCGTCGGCGGCGAGGACAACGGCTGGACGGTCATCACGAACCAGCTCAACCACGAGCGGGTGACGCTGGCCAGCCCCGGCATGGTCGACAGCGCGTTGACGGACGTCCGGCGCTGGGCCGCGAGCACCCGGCTGCCCGACGGCCGCCGTGTCATCGACCAGGACTGGGTGCGGGCGAACCTGGCCCACGCCTACGCCGGGTTCTCCGTGCTGCGCCTGCTCAACTGGAAGGTCGCCGCGGACGGCGAGCGCGGCGTGCTGGACGTCGCCGACGCCAGCGGCATCAAGGTCTTCGGCACCGAGCACTACCTCGACGCCCTCACCCTGCTCATGGAGATTGTCGGCGAGCCCGGCTACCTTCGGGCCTCGTCACCCGGCGC
It encodes the following:
- a CDS encoding lipid-transfer protein, producing the protein MADNRTGAAEPEVAVVGYAVSPMVSFAEQTEVQLCLATVTEALAAAHLTRQEIDFTCSGSSDYLSGGTFTFVANLDAVGAWPPIKESHVEMDGAWALHEAWIRLRIAPHTGADPEQTALVFGSGKSSTGELDIVLALQGDPYYLAPLGADPHTFAALQARALIEAGRATERDLAEVAARSRRAGVGSPHAVVSGTETADDLLANPYVRDPLRASDLPPVTDGACAVVLATRPVALRLAAEHGIVPVWIRAIEHRVEPHQPGMRDLTTSTSTRLAGQAAGVGDGPVDVAELSATYSHQELILTEALGLDPGAVQINPSGGALAANPVMATGLVRIAEAARAAREHAAARESGAARAVAHATSGPCLQQNLVCVLETTGGAR
- a CDS encoding Zn-ribbon domain-containing OB-fold protein — encoded protein: MARLLESKVEFPYRRSLGPVVGAYVAALGQRRLTGVRAGGRVLVPPLEYDPETGEASDPTPVDVGPAGTVRTWTWVPEPTRAHPFDHPFAFALIQLDGADTALFHAVDAGDPAAMTTGLRVVPRWRDTPRGHLDDLVCFVPGGSAEPPEAAAPAEAAEPEPASEQEPAPALEPVSVVEIPSSLRYVERLAPAGSRYADSLLAGVLMGQRCTRCGLVYVPPRDFCPIDAVPLGPDDDVVLPDRGVVTNFTIVTPVPYPGQRETEPFARVSVLLDEADALLGLQAVVDVDNADVRVGMRVAAAWLPPEERDTSALTNRGWGAVDGVIEGWRPTGEPDVAVADAIERVF
- a CDS encoding ABC transporter permease; amino-acid sequence: MHEFLVFTISGLTTAGIYAITASGLTLTYVTTGVFNVAHGATGMIAAFAYWQLRVGWGWPTPVALLLCVCVLAPALGILIERLVMRRLDGTSPTTRLMATVALLVSLLSAAQWIWDPSDFRALSELFPGSGFTVAGVAVPYDDVLVLGLAALVAAGLWALLHFTRVGVAMRAVVDDRTLTVLNGARPTATSRLAWAIGTSLAALAGILVAPKLTLSAIPLTLLIVNAYAAAVIGGLRSLPLTFVGALVVGLANDYGIGYLPKIHTGAQYLTGLVAIIPVVVLALALLVLPSSRPRGRPASRIREITPSPSWPAAGLLVAGTLLGAAIAVTTVTEADLFSSTQMWGLGIVGLSVVPLVGYAGQTSLCQLSFAGIGAVVVAHAGADGNPLSLLLAAAVTALVGALVSLPALRLSGIYLALLTGAFAVALDGWIFQLPAFTVFGHRFDLFGAGSLTFTRFHAFGADTAGTRPYFVFGAVVFCLVILGLVGLRRSDLGQRLIARKESPTACTTIGVNLRTTNLAVFTLSAAIAGLGGGIYAAGLQSATPETFTFVTGLTVLLIVVVAGVSSLGSGLAVALLLGTSSLSNAFGGDATRITATAVGLSAIALAANPNGLIPGFLRPAFAPVARAPGVAVAGLGVLGLLWAARLVDLIDGYSLVLGVLLLVAAVPVLAAMVAGSRLAARQDGPSSGTGGLPDGGLSEPLEWLGLRGQVGRADIAAVDRALGLPEVAHARP
- a CDS encoding ABC transporter ATP-binding protein C-terminal domain-containing protein, with the translated sequence MVAGSPAQVRSDPRVRTAYLGDTGSDQLVREPR
- a CDS encoding ABC transporter ATP-binding protein yields the protein MSAARTQPPLLALRGVEAGYGAITVLHSIDLEVAAGEVLAVLGPNGAGKSTTLRVAAGLHRPSAGDLLLDGRPVTGADPVALARSGLCLIPEGRGIFPTLTVGENLRMVTYRGVSRAEVEHRAFTAFPRLAQRRRQRAGTMSGGEQQMLAMARAIAGDPAVLLLDELSMGLAPRIVGELYDKVHEIAATGVTIVAVEQFAAAVLGVATTAVVMADGRIVLAGAPDDIRGELQGVYLGGPAQPGRPRPGSPPPTADHRNDVLTERA
- a CDS encoding acyl-CoA dehydrogenase family protein, with translation MHLAYTPEQEKLRAELRDYYAELIDADTRAALDADLTGPVMRRLVRRMGADGWLGLGWPARYGGRGLGHVEQFIFFDESLRARAPVPMLTINTIGPTLMQFGTDAQRERFLPAILAGEVHFCVGYSEPEAGTDLASLRTTAVRDGDSYLVNGSKLWTSYAQTADFCWLAVRTNPHVRKHRGISILIVPMDTPGITVSPLSLLGEHEIAAVHYDQVRVPAANLVGGEDNGWTVITNQLNHERVTLASPGMVDSALTDVRRWAASTRLPDGRRVIDQDWVRANLAHAYAGFSVLRLLNWKVAADGERGVLDVADASGIKVFGTEHYLDALTLLMEIVGEPGYLRASSPGAVLAGRLESLYRGLVILTFGGGVNELQRDLIAQFGLGLPVTR